One part of the Leucobacter triazinivorans genome encodes these proteins:
- the hflX gene encoding GTPase HflX, with product MTKRFTDDSARTFEPDEPRDDALDSAVPETDDGAGTAAESRDPVDRLLSRASRSGSATVIRDRGAELLGQGAQALGDAEHDRLADDLELIRMERADRASLKRVAGLSTELEDVTEVEYRQLRLENVVLIGVYTGSNRDSSDDAENSLRELAALAETAGARVLDGLLQRRATPDPATYLGKGKAQELAELVAAVGADTVIADTELAPSQRRALEDVVKVKVIDRTAVILDIFSQHAKSREGKAQVELAQLEYLLPRLRGWGESMSRQAGGQVGSAGAGMGSRGPGETKMELDRRKIHTRMAKLRKQIAGFAPAREAKRANRKRGEVPSVAIAGYTNAGKSSLLNRLTGTQELVQNQLFATLDTAVRHAETADGRRFTYADTVGFVRNLPHQLVEAFRSTFEEVGEADVILHVVDGSHPDPEAQLRTVREVIAEVDAQGIPELVAFNKADLLDASQRMVLHGLAPDAVFVSARTGEGIEELRRRIDAALPIPDREVTVVVPYDRGELVAELHERNRVLSTEYVEHGTRVRAYVTAEMLAKLEPYVQ from the coding sequence ATGACGAAACGCTTCACAGACGATTCAGCCCGCACATTCGAGCCCGACGAGCCGCGCGATGACGCGCTCGATTCGGCGGTGCCCGAGACCGACGACGGCGCGGGAACCGCCGCAGAGAGCCGCGACCCGGTCGACCGGCTGCTCTCGCGCGCCTCGAGATCGGGATCAGCCACCGTGATCCGGGACCGCGGCGCGGAGCTGCTCGGCCAGGGCGCACAGGCGCTCGGCGACGCGGAGCACGACCGGCTCGCCGACGATCTCGAGCTGATCCGCATGGAACGCGCGGACCGGGCATCGCTCAAGCGCGTGGCCGGTCTGTCGACCGAGCTCGAAGACGTCACCGAGGTCGAGTACCGGCAGCTGCGACTCGAGAACGTGGTGCTCATCGGGGTCTACACCGGCTCGAACCGCGACAGCTCCGATGATGCCGAGAACTCGCTGCGCGAGCTCGCCGCCCTCGCCGAGACCGCGGGCGCCCGGGTGCTCGACGGTCTGCTGCAGCGCCGCGCCACACCCGATCCCGCGACCTACCTCGGCAAGGGCAAGGCGCAGGAGCTGGCCGAACTCGTGGCGGCCGTGGGCGCCGACACGGTCATCGCCGACACCGAGCTCGCCCCGTCGCAGCGCCGCGCGCTCGAGGACGTGGTGAAGGTCAAGGTGATCGACCGCACCGCGGTGATCCTCGACATCTTCAGCCAGCACGCGAAGAGCCGAGAGGGCAAGGCCCAGGTCGAACTCGCGCAGCTCGAGTACCTGCTGCCCCGCCTGCGCGGCTGGGGCGAGTCGATGTCGCGCCAGGCCGGCGGACAGGTGGGCTCGGCCGGCGCCGGCATGGGCTCCCGCGGGCCGGGCGAGACGAAGATGGAGCTCGACCGGCGCAAGATCCACACCCGCATGGCGAAGCTGCGCAAGCAGATCGCCGGTTTCGCCCCGGCACGCGAGGCCAAGCGCGCCAACCGCAAGCGCGGCGAGGTGCCGTCCGTCGCCATCGCCGGGTACACGAACGCCGGCAAGTCGAGCCTGCTCAACCGCCTCACCGGGACGCAGGAGCTGGTGCAGAACCAGCTCTTCGCCACGCTCGACACGGCGGTGCGCCATGCCGAGACGGCCGACGGGCGCCGCTTCACCTACGCCGACACCGTCGGATTCGTGCGCAATCTGCCGCACCAGCTGGTCGAGGCGTTCCGCTCCACCTTCGAGGAGGTGGGCGAGGCCGACGTGATCCTGCACGTCGTCGACGGGTCCCACCCGGATCCCGAGGCCCAGCTGCGCACCGTGCGCGAGGTGATCGCCGAGGTCGATGCGCAGGGCATCCCGGAGCTGGTGGCGTTCAACAAGGCCGATCTGCTCGACGCGTCGCAGCGCATGGTGCTGCACGGGCTGGCGCCCGACGCGGTGTTCGTCTCGGCGCGCACGGGCGAGGGGATCGAGGAGCTGCGGCGCCGGATCGATGCGGCGCTGCCGATCCCGGATCGCGAGGTCACCGTCGTCGTGCCCTACGATCGCGGTGAACTCGTGGCCGAACTGCACGAGCGCAACCGCGTGCTGTCGACCGAGTACGTCGAGCACGGCACGCGTGTGCGCGCCTACGTGACCGCGGAGATGCTGGCGAAGCTCGAGCCCTACGTGCAGTAG
- a CDS encoding methylenetetrahydrofolate reductase → MNAVLLTGSAPTRARFSFEVFPARSGAAALALGHAVQHLSAADPDFISVTYGANGSNRDASLDLLTYLRDHTDALPLAHLTTVGESREVVRETIHGIMNAGVHDFLALRGDPPRGLGEEDPRVAGSLSALELVELVTEARAERPPLTSVGRTAVAAYPNGHPLSRSRADDIEWLIAKQEAGAQFAITQLFFRAEEYLSFVSDAQSAGLRIPILPGLMPVSTSGQLRKVASLAGRPAPAGLEREIEELGGYAPELGVEHTVELARELLAGGAPSIHLYTFNRHEQVLAVLRELHLLTPDPVR, encoded by the coding sequence GTGAACGCGGTGCTGCTCACCGGAAGCGCCCCGACGCGGGCGCGATTCTCCTTCGAGGTGTTCCCCGCGCGCAGCGGCGCGGCCGCGCTCGCACTCGGGCACGCGGTGCAGCACCTCTCGGCGGCCGATCCCGATTTCATCTCGGTCACGTACGGCGCCAACGGATCGAACCGCGATGCATCGCTGGATCTGCTGACGTACCTGCGCGATCACACCGACGCCCTGCCGCTGGCGCACCTCACCACCGTCGGCGAGAGCCGTGAGGTGGTGCGGGAGACGATCCACGGCATCATGAACGCGGGAGTGCACGACTTCCTCGCGCTGCGCGGCGATCCGCCTCGAGGGCTGGGTGAGGAGGACCCGCGTGTCGCCGGGTCGCTGAGCGCGCTCGAGCTCGTGGAACTCGTCACTGAAGCGCGCGCCGAGCGGCCGCCGCTCACGAGCGTCGGGCGAACGGCCGTCGCGGCGTATCCGAACGGGCATCCGCTGTCGCGCTCGCGGGCCGACGACATCGAGTGGCTCATCGCGAAGCAGGAGGCCGGAGCGCAGTTCGCGATCACGCAGCTGTTCTTCCGGGCCGAAGAGTACCTGTCGTTCGTGAGCGACGCGCAGTCGGCAGGGCTGCGGATCCCGATCCTGCCCGGGCTCATGCCGGTGTCGACGAGCGGGCAGCTGCGCAAGGTGGCCTCGCTCGCCGGCCGCCCGGCCCCCGCGGGGCTCGAGCGCGAGATCGAGGAGCTCGGCGGGTACGCGCCCGAGCTCGGTGTCGAGCACACGGTCGAGCTGGCGCGCGAGCTGCTCGCCGGCGGTGCACCGTCGATCCATCTCTACACCTTCAACCGGCACGAGCAGGTGCTCGCCGTGCTGCGCGAGCTGCACCTGCTGACCCCCGACCCGGTGCGGTGA
- the metE gene encoding 5-methyltetrahydropteroyltriglutamate--homocysteine S-methyltransferase, with translation MPETTTLPNASILGYPRLGRRRELKRAVESYWKGATGEAELRETARELRAATRSRLVELGLPVAGGAVPETFSFYDQVLDATLALGAIPRRFADVAASAASDLTTYFALARGDDSHQPLEMTKWFDTNYHYSVPEIDEGTPFAVNADALVGQLAEAREQGIESRPVLVGPVTYLLLAKASDEAGAGFRPIDRLDEAVAVYAQLLAALAEAGATWVQLDEPALVSDSLAVPREQTLELVERAYTALGSAARRPRILLSAPYGDAAPALVRLGALPVEAVQADLVRGALPQGALASGELARAFEGTQLVAGVVDGRNVWRTDLRAAFALLTRLQQAGIDTVVGTSNSLQHVPHDVADESQLDPRLVSWLAFADQKVEQVAILARGLSDGAAAIESELAAVDRALADRAAAPGVRDARVRARVASVSDADRRRAPERERREAQRPLGIPQLATTTIGSFPQTAEIRKARSAFSRGEIDQSGYDGFLREEIERVIRLQEEIGLDVLVHGEAERNDMVQYFAEHLDGFAVTEHGWVQSYGTRATRPSLLWGDVSRPAPITVAWSAYAQSLTARPVKGMLTGPVTILAWSFVRDDQPLGDTAAQVALALRDEIDDLVGAGIGIVQVDEPALRELLPLDADRQAAYLEWSVGAFRLATGGAAPEVQIHTHLCYSEFGEIIEAVDGLDADVTSIEAARSRMDVVEPLGAHGYSRGIGPGVYDIHSPRVPSVDEQAELIRIAAARIPGEQLWVNPDCGLKTRGYEETVASLTNLVLAAQVVRADEPSGAGVA, from the coding sequence ATGCCCGAAACGACGACTCTGCCCAACGCCTCGATCCTCGGATACCCCCGGCTCGGCCGCCGCCGCGAGCTCAAGCGCGCCGTCGAGTCGTACTGGAAGGGGGCCACGGGCGAGGCCGAGCTGCGCGAGACCGCCCGCGAGCTGCGCGCCGCCACCCGCTCCCGTCTCGTCGAGCTCGGGCTGCCGGTCGCGGGCGGCGCCGTGCCCGAGACCTTCAGCTTCTACGATCAGGTGCTTGACGCCACACTCGCGCTCGGAGCGATCCCGCGGCGGTTCGCCGATGTGGCGGCGAGCGCCGCGAGCGACCTGACGACCTACTTCGCGCTCGCCCGCGGCGACGATTCCCACCAGCCGCTCGAGATGACCAAGTGGTTCGACACGAACTACCACTACAGCGTGCCGGAGATCGACGAGGGCACGCCGTTCGCGGTCAACGCGGATGCGCTCGTCGGGCAGCTCGCGGAGGCGCGGGAGCAGGGGATCGAGTCCCGTCCGGTGCTCGTCGGCCCGGTCACCTACCTGCTGCTGGCCAAGGCCTCCGACGAGGCGGGCGCGGGGTTCCGGCCCATCGATCGACTCGACGAGGCCGTGGCGGTCTATGCGCAGCTGCTCGCAGCGCTCGCCGAGGCCGGCGCGACGTGGGTGCAGCTCGACGAGCCCGCGCTCGTCTCCGACTCGCTCGCCGTGCCGCGCGAGCAGACGCTCGAGCTCGTCGAGCGCGCCTACACGGCGCTGGGTTCGGCCGCGCGACGCCCGCGGATCCTGCTCAGCGCACCCTACGGGGACGCCGCGCCGGCGCTCGTGCGCCTCGGAGCGCTGCCCGTGGAGGCCGTGCAGGCCGACCTGGTGCGCGGCGCGCTGCCGCAGGGCGCGCTCGCGTCCGGCGAGCTGGCGCGGGCCTTCGAGGGCACGCAGCTCGTCGCGGGGGTCGTCGACGGCCGCAACGTCTGGCGCACCGACCTGCGTGCGGCCTTCGCGCTGCTGACCCGGCTGCAGCAGGCGGGGATCGACACCGTGGTCGGCACGTCGAACTCCCTGCAGCACGTGCCTCACGACGTCGCCGATGAATCGCAGCTCGATCCGCGGCTCGTGTCGTGGCTGGCCTTCGCCGACCAGAAGGTCGAGCAGGTCGCGATCCTCGCCCGCGGACTCTCGGACGGCGCGGCGGCGATCGAGTCCGAACTGGCCGCGGTCGACCGTGCGCTGGCGGATCGCGCTGCCGCGCCCGGCGTGCGCGACGCCCGCGTCCGCGCCCGCGTGGCATCGGTGTCCGACGCCGATCGGCGCCGGGCGCCCGAGCGCGAGCGCCGCGAGGCGCAGCGGCCTCTCGGGATCCCGCAGCTCGCCACCACGACCATCGGGTCGTTCCCCCAGACCGCTGAGATCCGCAAGGCGCGTTCCGCCTTCAGCCGGGGCGAGATCGATCAGTCGGGCTACGACGGCTTCCTGCGCGAGGAGATCGAGCGCGTCATCCGTCTGCAGGAGGAGATCGGGCTCGACGTGCTGGTGCACGGGGAGGCCGAGCGCAACGACATGGTGCAGTACTTCGCCGAGCATCTCGATGGCTTCGCCGTGACCGAGCACGGCTGGGTGCAGTCCTACGGCACCCGTGCGACCCGTCCGTCGCTGCTCTGGGGAGACGTCTCGCGCCCCGCGCCGATCACGGTCGCCTGGTCCGCCTACGCGCAGTCGCTCACCGCCCGCCCGGTCAAGGGCATGCTCACGGGCCCCGTCACCATCCTCGCCTGGTCGTTCGTGCGCGACGACCAGCCGCTCGGCGACACCGCCGCGCAGGTTGCGCTCGCGCTGCGCGACGAGATCGACGATCTCGTCGGAGCGGGCATCGGGATCGTGCAGGTCGACGAACCCGCGCTGCGCGAGCTGCTGCCCCTCGACGCCGATCGCCAGGCGGCCTACCTCGAGTGGTCGGTCGGCGCGTTCCGACTGGCCACCGGGGGAGCCGCGCCGGAGGTGCAGATCCACACGCACCTCTGCTACTCGGAGTTCGGCGAGATCATCGAGGCGGTCGACGGACTCGACGCCGACGTCACCAGCATCGAGGCGGCCCGCAGCCGCATGGATGTCGTCGAGCCGCTGGGGGCGCACGGGTACTCTCGCGGCATCGGCCCCGGGGTTTACGACATCCATTCTCCCCGCGTGCCGAGCGTCGACGAGCAGGCCGAGCTCATCAGGATCGCCGCCGCACGCATCCCGGGCGAGCAGTTGTGGGTCAATCCCGACTGCGGGCTCAAGACCCGCGGCTACGAGGAGACCGTGGCGAGTCTCACCAACCTGGTGCTGGCGGCTCAGGTCGTCCGGGCGGACGAGCCGAGCGGCGCGGGAGTGGCGTGA
- a CDS encoding aspartate aminotransferase family protein — protein MTVSTPPNAPGTRRVLPADSKPVDPGRVQRLLASEWERFETWSRASGEHNARAAASLPLGVTSSFQYWEPYPITIEKARGAWLTDVGGNRLLDLSMGFGAGLVGHLNPQVVAAVTETLNSIGTLFVTPSPQATDMAERFKKRFDLDMLRFTNSGTESLMYAIRAARAFTRRRAIAKIEGGYHGGYDALQVSVKPALEDIGPADRPIPDAPFDAITGDVHVVAYNDLGQLERAFREHGDEIAAFVVEPVIENLAIVLPDEGYLEGVRALCDQYGVVLIFDEVKTGLTAGHGGAAQRLGVKPDLITLAKSIGGGLPLAAFGGKQEVMNVVVDGRMDHFGTYNGNALVMAAADAVDRLITPEASQGLEDLNTRTLDTMDSIIAEYELPAHTVGLGAKGCVTWSTTPVRNYRDYKATDFGVAELSWLWGVNRGVLTPPGLDEQWLVSLAHTEDDMGILIEDFRSLAQELRA, from the coding sequence ATGACCGTCAGCACCCCGCCCAACGCTCCGGGAACCCGGCGCGTGCTCCCCGCGGATTCGAAGCCGGTCGACCCCGGCCGCGTGCAGCGGCTGCTGGCCTCGGAGTGGGAGCGCTTCGAGACGTGGTCGCGCGCATCGGGCGAGCACAACGCGCGCGCCGCCGCATCCCTGCCGCTCGGCGTGACCAGCTCCTTCCAGTACTGGGAGCCCTACCCCATCACGATCGAGAAAGCCCGCGGCGCGTGGCTGACGGACGTGGGCGGCAACCGGCTGCTCGATCTCTCGATGGGCTTCGGGGCGGGGCTGGTCGGGCACCTGAACCCGCAGGTGGTCGCTGCCGTCACCGAGACCCTCAACAGCATCGGAACGCTCTTCGTGACCCCGTCGCCGCAGGCCACCGATATGGCCGAGCGGTTCAAGAAGCGCTTCGATCTCGACATGCTGCGCTTCACCAACTCGGGCACCGAGTCGCTCATGTACGCGATTCGCGCGGCGCGGGCGTTCACGCGCCGCCGCGCGATCGCGAAGATCGAGGGCGGCTACCACGGCGGATACGACGCACTGCAGGTCTCGGTGAAGCCGGCGCTCGAGGACATCGGACCGGCGGATCGTCCGATCCCCGATGCCCCCTTCGACGCGATCACCGGGGACGTGCACGTGGTCGCGTACAACGATCTCGGGCAGCTCGAGCGCGCCTTCCGCGAGCACGGCGACGAGATCGCCGCCTTCGTGGTGGAGCCGGTCATCGAGAATCTCGCCATCGTGCTGCCCGACGAGGGCTACCTCGAGGGCGTGCGCGCGCTCTGCGACCAGTACGGCGTCGTGCTCATCTTCGACGAGGTGAAGACCGGGCTCACCGCCGGCCACGGCGGCGCTGCCCAGCGCCTCGGCGTCAAGCCCGACCTCATCACGCTGGCGAAGTCGATCGGCGGCGGGCTGCCCCTCGCCGCCTTCGGCGGCAAGCAGGAGGTCATGAACGTGGTGGTGGACGGCCGCATGGACCACTTCGGCACCTACAACGGCAACGCGCTCGTCATGGCGGCCGCCGACGCCGTGGACCGGCTCATCACCCCCGAGGCGAGCCAGGGGCTCGAGGATCTGAACACCCGGACCCTCGACACGATGGACTCGATCATCGCCGAGTACGAGCTGCCCGCGCACACCGTGGGCCTCGGAGCGAAGGGCTGCGTCACCTGGTCCACGACGCCGGTGCGCAATTACCGCGACTACAAGGCCACGGACTTCGGCGTGGCCGAGCTCTCGTGGCTGTGGGGCGTGAACCGCGGGGTGCTCACCCCTCCCGGGCTCGACGAGCAGTGGCTGGTCTCGCTCGCGCACACCGAGGACGACATGGGGATCCTCATCGAGGACTTCCGCTCGCTCGCGCAAGAGCTGCGGGCGTAG